The DNA window GTATTTAATTTTTTCTATCATGTTTTCTGCCCTTTCTGCTGCCGCTGTCTTTCCAGCTCTCCTGCTGCTCAGAAATAGCTGCTGCAATTCTAAACGCCAGATATGTTGCCACAATCAACGCCAGCAGTCCGGCTATTATCAGCACTGCTGCAATGGCAATGCCCTTGATTATCTGCATTTCAGCCCCCCCTATCTGTTATTTTTACTAAGGTGTATCTTAAATACCCGTAGCCGTAATA is part of the [Clostridium] symbiosum genome and encodes:
- a CDS encoding N-acetylmuramoyl-L-alanine amidase, giving the protein MQIIKGIAIAAVLIIAGLLALIVATYLAFRIAAAISEQQESWKDSGSRKGRKHDRKN